A part of Leptospira congkakensis genomic DNA contains:
- a CDS encoding class I SAM-dependent methyltransferase — MELIPCNTCGQNRFRPIFTKESPLGESFAIVSCEFCGLVQVNPQPDFLAVKKYYDDSYFTQRTERGYDNYYSDKLRKEISRVFQLNLNDLDFFSWERDRLSELPSGEKLSSLDIGCAAGYFVAYQKERGYDAFGIEIADGPVRFARETLHLNIFQENFLDWDTKFQNQYDAITLWATIEHLHKPKETLEKIRNHLKPGGVLILSTCRYGILAKLAGLSWRYLNVPEHLYYYSYKGLKKLLLNLGYQNPVSFTYGSGMTSRAGAGFFFKFRKWIMDRAVKWFGIGDMMVYMVKKG; from the coding sequence GTGGAACTAATCCCTTGTAATACCTGCGGACAAAACCGCTTCCGTCCTATTTTTACCAAAGAAAGCCCACTTGGGGAATCCTTTGCGATCGTCTCTTGTGAATTTTGTGGTCTTGTCCAAGTGAACCCACAACCTGATTTCCTTGCGGTTAAAAAATACTATGATGATTCTTATTTTACCCAAAGGACCGAAAGGGGTTATGACAATTATTATTCTGACAAACTCCGCAAAGAGATCTCTCGGGTTTTCCAACTCAATCTAAATGATTTGGATTTTTTTTCTTGGGAAAGGGATCGCCTCTCGGAGTTACCTTCGGGAGAAAAACTTTCCTCATTGGACATTGGATGTGCTGCCGGGTATTTTGTGGCTTACCAAAAAGAAAGAGGATACGATGCTTTCGGAATCGAAATTGCGGATGGCCCGGTTCGGTTTGCCCGCGAAACCTTACACTTAAATATCTTCCAAGAGAACTTTCTCGATTGGGATACGAAGTTTCAAAATCAGTATGATGCCATCACTCTTTGGGCTACCATCGAACATCTCCACAAACCCAAAGAAACTTTAGAAAAGATTAGAAACCATTTGAAACCAGGTGGAGTTTTGATTCTCTCCACTTGTCGGTATGGAATCCTTGCGAAGCTGGCAGGCCTTTCCTGGCGGTATTTGAATGTTCCCGAACATCTTTATTATTATTCTTACAAAGGTTTGAAAAAACTACTTTTGAATCTCGGGTATCAAAATCCAGTTTCCTTCACCTATGGAAGTGGGATGACTTCTCGCGCGGGAGCTGGCTTTTTTTTCAAATTCCGAAAATGGATTATGGATCGTGCTGTGAAGTGGTTTGGGATCGGTGATATGATGGTCTATATGGTGAAGAAGGGATAA
- the guaB gene encoding IMP dehydrogenase — translation MSNQPLPGSELLDGVSGQELFSVNMGLTYRDFLVLPGYIDFNPSDVELETKLSKNISLKRPLMSSPMDTVTESEMAIAQALMGGIGIIHYNNSIDEQVDLVRKVKRYENGFIKDPILLSPEHTLADLDAVKEKYGFSGIPITEDGTASTKLVGIVTNRDVDFERDRSIKLGKVMTTELITANVGISLQEANNILRTSKKGKLPIVDKQGKLVALICRSDLKKNKEFPQSSKDDQKRLRVGAALSTLPESRDRMAALAGVGVDAIIIDSAQGNSSYQMEMIHWIKSNFPNIDVIGGNVVTKAQAANLIAAGADGLRIGMGPGSICITQDTMAVGRAQATAVFKTAEYAQAHGVPVIADGGISNIGDIANALAIGASMCMMGSMFAGTKEAPGEYFYENGIRLKKYRGMASLEAMSKGGDKRYFSESQKIKVAQGVSGYVVDKGSVLNLIPYLVQGLRQSFQDMGFKNITDLHKALREGKLRFERRTESAQAQGSVHGLYSYTKPSMRAE, via the coding sequence ATGTCAAATCAACCCCTACCTGGATCTGAGCTTCTCGATGGAGTCAGCGGACAAGAGCTCTTCTCGGTCAACATGGGACTTACCTATCGGGACTTTTTAGTTCTACCCGGTTATATAGACTTCAACCCAAGCGATGTAGAACTAGAAACCAAACTTTCCAAAAATATTTCACTCAAAAGACCTCTTATGAGTTCTCCTATGGACACTGTCACTGAGTCAGAAATGGCGATTGCACAAGCGCTAATGGGTGGAATCGGAATCATCCATTATAACAATAGCATCGATGAACAAGTGGATCTTGTTCGCAAAGTAAAACGATATGAAAATGGATTCATTAAAGATCCTATCTTACTTTCACCAGAACATACATTGGCTGATTTAGATGCTGTAAAAGAAAAATATGGGTTTAGTGGAATTCCTATCACAGAAGATGGAACCGCCAGTACAAAGTTAGTTGGTATTGTGACCAACCGTGATGTGGATTTTGAAAGAGATCGTAGCATCAAACTTGGCAAGGTGATGACAACAGAACTCATCACGGCAAATGTTGGAATTAGTTTACAAGAAGCCAATAACATCCTACGCACGAGTAAAAAAGGAAAATTGCCAATCGTTGACAAACAAGGAAAACTTGTCGCACTCATCTGTCGTAGTGACCTGAAAAAAAATAAAGAGTTCCCTCAATCTTCCAAGGATGACCAAAAAAGATTACGAGTAGGGGCCGCCCTTTCCACTTTGCCTGAGTCTCGTGATCGTATGGCCGCTCTTGCGGGAGTGGGAGTTGATGCTATCATCATTGATTCTGCACAAGGAAACTCTAGTTACCAAATGGAGATGATCCATTGGATCAAATCCAATTTTCCAAACATCGATGTGATTGGTGGGAACGTTGTCACAAAAGCACAAGCGGCAAACTTAATCGCTGCTGGTGCTGATGGTCTTCGAATTGGTATGGGTCCTGGTTCTATTTGTATCACACAAGATACTATGGCCGTGGGTCGTGCGCAAGCGACGGCAGTGTTTAAAACTGCAGAGTATGCACAGGCACATGGAGTTCCTGTCATTGCCGATGGTGGAATTTCCAATATTGGAGATATTGCCAACGCCCTCGCCATTGGTGCATCTATGTGTATGATGGGTTCTATGTTTGCCGGAACAAAAGAAGCTCCAGGTGAGTATTTTTATGAAAATGGAATTCGTCTAAAGAAATACCGAGGAATGGCAAGTTTAGAAGCAATGAGTAAAGGTGGGGACAAACGGTATTTCTCTGAATCCCAAAAGATCAAAGTTGCACAAGGTGTCTCTGGATACGTTGTGGATAAAGGATCAGTTCTCAACCTCATTCCTTATCTAGTCCAAGGACTCAGACAAAGTTTCCAAGATATGGGTTTTAAAAATATCACTGACCTTCATAAAGCCTTACGAGAAGGAAAACTTCGTTTCGAAAGAAGAACGGAATCTGCCCAAGCACAAGGTAGTGTTCACGGGTTGTATTCCTACACAAAACCATCGATGAGAGCGGAATAA
- a CDS encoding metal ABC transporter substrate-binding protein — protein sequence MLQRMFSKQVPKFFIFSFLFSITFVSNLTAKVSLVTSLPDIKYIAEQVAGDRVEISGMIRGTDDPHFVMTRPDFLVKLSEADVLCVIGLDLEIGWIPYLQQQSRNIKIQKGQPGYCDTSFGVKILGEPTVMMDRSMGDMHIYGNPHYSNDPINAIQMAQNIKNALTRVDPLNGEYYEGNFNSFKKRLIQLTKEEMKKMEPYFGLKVAVFHDQFVYLASRFKFNANLTIEERPGVPPSVRYMDQVISYMTAEKIKIILIGPYHNPKYAEYVSSKVPGSVVVTLPVSVGGSPEAVTYEDTLRIMLQKIRDASDKTK from the coding sequence ATGTTACAGAGAATGTTTTCAAAACAAGTTCCCAAATTTTTTATTTTTAGTTTTTTGTTTTCGATAACATTTGTATCGAATCTAACGGCTAAGGTATCACTCGTGACAAGTCTTCCCGATATCAAATACATCGCAGAACAGGTTGCAGGTGATAGAGTCGAAATTTCTGGAATGATTCGCGGAACCGATGACCCACATTTTGTAATGACAAGACCAGACTTTCTTGTCAAACTCAGTGAAGCAGACGTACTTTGTGTGATTGGTCTTGATTTAGAAATTGGATGGATTCCTTACCTCCAACAACAGTCTCGTAATATCAAAATCCAAAAAGGTCAACCAGGGTATTGTGATACTTCCTTCGGAGTGAAAATTCTGGGTGAACCCACTGTGATGATGGACCGGTCGATGGGGGATATGCATATTTATGGAAACCCTCATTATTCCAATGATCCCATCAACGCCATCCAAATGGCTCAAAATATTAAAAATGCTCTGACTCGTGTGGATCCTTTGAATGGGGAATACTACGAAGGAAATTTTAATTCTTTTAAAAAACGCCTCATCCAACTCACAAAAGAAGAAATGAAAAAAATGGAACCATACTTTGGTCTGAAAGTTGCCGTTTTTCATGACCAATTTGTATATTTGGCTTCTCGGTTTAAATTTAACGCCAACTTAACGATCGAAGAACGCCCAGGTGTTCCACCTTCTGTTCGTTATATGGATCAGGTCATTTCTTATATGACTGCCGAAAAGATAAAAATTATCTTGATTGGACCCTATCACAATCCAAAGTATGCAGAGTATGTATCCTCCAAGGTTCCGGGTTCCGTGGTTGTCACGTTACCAGTTTCTGTGGGAGGTTCTCCTGAAGCTGTCACTTACGAAGACACTCTCAGGATAATGTTACAAAAAATACGTGATGCAAGCGACAAAACCAAATAG
- a CDS encoding DUF1577 domain-containing protein, giving the protein MDTLERSKRSLDVFSDTEKKLHVLTKFLLNQELSLKDNIHSGESCFLKKVSADGNKVLVSVRPTMSLSVGQKITLYKILGRYLHLECTVEQEKAESQYVLHLDKIAIAKKDRESSRIPVPPGSAWITNVVSSKAKIETDMFHVPTAVKVNFQDYETKLKNSVDFIKISTFNSSIDNEIILQIKKTKKGLLLEDATDRKCYEESPNEDFLVFSEEIDLDINKEINNRRNQKIRSELILPILYLTDEEESIPIGYIQMQSKTETFDLMKAMEMKTVCFEMVDRIRHSNMIKSDGKFPVIDISEGGLKVIVDHPDLIQSLPKLSGFQFDIFFKMQSPLTAFGTIRTITKNHEGHLTVGLAIAGHSSRSGEKKRFLENVEFFRKQVQKP; this is encoded by the coding sequence ATGGATACACTTGAAAGAAGTAAGCGATCTTTGGATGTTTTTTCCGACACCGAAAAAAAACTCCATGTTTTGACGAAATTTTTATTAAACCAGGAATTAAGCCTAAAGGACAATATTCATTCTGGGGAGAGTTGTTTTTTAAAAAAAGTTTCAGCCGACGGGAACAAAGTACTAGTCAGCGTACGTCCAACCATGTCCCTCTCCGTGGGGCAAAAAATCACCTTATATAAAATTTTAGGAAGATACCTCCACCTAGAATGCACCGTCGAACAAGAAAAGGCGGAGTCTCAATACGTTTTACATTTAGATAAAATTGCCATTGCTAAAAAAGATAGGGAAAGTTCGAGGATTCCTGTTCCCCCAGGTTCTGCTTGGATTACCAACGTAGTTTCCAGTAAGGCAAAAATTGAAACGGATATGTTTCATGTACCAACAGCGGTAAAAGTAAACTTCCAAGACTACGAAACCAAGTTAAAAAACTCCGTAGATTTCATTAAAATCTCTACTTTTAACTCGAGCATTGATAACGAAATCATCCTACAAATCAAAAAAACCAAAAAAGGTCTACTTTTAGAAGACGCTACCGATAGGAAATGTTACGAAGAATCACCTAACGAAGATTTTTTGGTATTTTCCGAAGAAATCGACTTAGATATTAACAAAGAAATCAACAATAGACGAAATCAAAAAATCAGATCAGAACTCATCCTTCCGATCCTTTATCTAACCGATGAAGAAGAGTCTATCCCTATTGGTTATATCCAAATGCAAAGTAAAACAGAGACCTTTGATTTGATGAAAGCCATGGAGATGAAAACTGTATGTTTTGAAATGGTAGACCGAATTCGTCATTCCAACATGATCAAATCAGATGGAAAATTTCCAGTGATTGATATTTCTGAGGGTGGACTCAAAGTGATTGTAGACCATCCAGATTTAATCCAAAGTTTACCCAAACTTTCAGGATTTCAGTTTGATATATTTTTCAAAATGCAATCTCCTCTAACCGCTTTTGGAACTATCAGAACTATTACTAAAAACCATGAAGGCCACCTAACAGTGGGTCTTGCGATTGCAGGCCACTCTTCACGTTCTGGTGAGAAAAAAAGATTTTTAGAAAACGTAGAATTCTTTCGCAAACAAGTTCAAAAACCGTAA
- the tmk gene encoding dTMP kinase, whose amino-acid sequence MPQNNQFFVFEGIDGSGKTTVSRLVSEALLKQSIPNLWHREPTDSVHGKRIREFLEGKIKLNKEEQIEAFIADRECSVNDIILPTLKNGKSIVQDRYYFSTAAYQGRDEEHAADILYKNEDKGFPEPNRVYFLDLSPEEAHERRTTRGGAKEVFDVDSEQIRIYQNYLAILPESTIFVDATADLEEVVAFCVEDILKSLEG is encoded by the coding sequence ATGCCTCAAAATAATCAGTTCTTTGTCTTTGAAGGGATCGATGGTTCCGGGAAAACCACTGTCTCTCGTTTGGTTTCCGAAGCACTCCTAAAACAATCCATCCCCAATCTCTGGCATAGAGAACCAACAGACAGTGTGCACGGTAAAAGAATCCGAGAATTCTTAGAAGGTAAAATAAAACTAAACAAAGAGGAACAAATTGAAGCCTTTATCGCTGACAGAGAATGTTCTGTAAACGATATCATCTTACCAACGTTAAAGAATGGTAAATCAATTGTACAAGATAGATATTATTTTTCCACCGCTGCTTACCAAGGCCGTGATGAAGAACATGCTGCTGACATTCTATACAAAAATGAAGACAAAGGTTTTCCCGAACCCAACCGTGTTTATTTTTTAGATCTTTCACCTGAAGAAGCACATGAACGAAGAACCACAAGAGGTGGTGCCAAAGAAGTGTTTGATGTTGACTCCGAACAAATTCGTATCTACCAAAATTATTTGGCAATTTTGCCAGAGTCCACAATCTTTGTGGATGCAACTGCGGATTTAGAAGAAGTGGTGGCTTTTTGTGTAGAGGATATTTTGAAATCACTCGAGGGATAA
- a CDS encoding EAL domain-containing protein, producing the protein MITERESHKFLREWKDWLSGGTLVPVFQPILSSESTGIYGYELLGRLSTPEGLVSLGEFFLSQTFGYDEIFFLKKKVDEEIRSAALQKFAKEAPPETKLFLNISPNVMYHALLQLEVSLPQTILMVREAGVDPERIVIEITEERFPHNLELLRPILNLYRQEGFSIAVDDAGSEASNLDRIGLFHPEIIKVDLQMIRRSTFSRNFKEILLNLSKLGESLGSSLLFEGIESEDELYNSLNYGARYIQGFYFARPELDFAKRFDYRMEMQSSLEYFHARKQGEMNRQIEWENVWKDKLSEIVMGFTEEDGIWEWKGDFETNIFGDGNFFRMYITNTLGFQVSPNYSRDAAGVMVPDYSFLGKNWSFRPYFFEHLHKSKTSRDAWTLSQMYHDISERMMLRTFARNLSENLILFIDVVVSRS; encoded by the coding sequence ATGATTACAGAAAGAGAAAGTCATAAATTCTTACGAGAATGGAAAGATTGGTTATCAGGGGGAACCTTGGTTCCTGTTTTCCAACCTATCCTCTCGTCCGAATCCACTGGCATTTACGGATATGAACTTTTAGGACGTCTTTCTACACCAGAAGGACTTGTGAGTCTCGGAGAATTCTTTTTATCCCAGACATTTGGTTATGATGAAATTTTTTTCCTGAAGAAAAAGGTCGATGAAGAAATTCGTTCTGCTGCCTTACAGAAATTTGCAAAAGAAGCACCTCCCGAAACCAAGTTATTTTTAAACATTTCCCCAAATGTAATGTATCATGCTCTCCTCCAATTGGAGGTATCCCTTCCACAAACCATTCTTATGGTTAGAGAGGCAGGTGTGGATCCCGAAAGGATCGTAATCGAAATTACAGAAGAAAGGTTTCCACATAACTTAGAACTTTTGCGACCGATTTTAAATCTTTATCGCCAGGAAGGTTTCTCCATTGCGGTGGATGATGCTGGTTCGGAAGCAAGTAACCTAGATCGGATTGGATTGTTTCATCCAGAAATTATCAAAGTCGACTTACAAATGATTAGGCGATCTACTTTCTCTCGAAACTTCAAAGAAATTTTACTCAATCTATCTAAACTTGGTGAGTCTTTGGGAAGTAGTTTGTTGTTCGAAGGGATTGAATCTGAAGATGAACTTTATAATTCTCTTAATTATGGAGCAAGATACATCCAAGGATTTTATTTTGCGAGACCCGAATTAGATTTTGCCAAACGATTTGATTATCGAATGGAGATGCAATCTTCATTGGAATACTTTCATGCCCGCAAACAAGGGGAAATGAATCGGCAAATTGAATGGGAAAATGTTTGGAAAGATAAACTTTCTGAAATTGTCATGGGGTTTACCGAAGAAGATGGGATTTGGGAATGGAAAGGTGATTTTGAAACCAATATATTTGGAGATGGAAATTTCTTTCGGATGTACATCACAAATACTCTCGGGTTTCAAGTTTCTCCCAATTATTCTCGGGATGCGGCGGGAGTTATGGTACCGGATTATTCTTTTTTAGGCAAAAACTGGTCCTTTCGTCCGTATTTTTTTGAACATTTACACAAATCTAAAACGAGTCGGGATGCTTGGACCCTTTCTCAAATGTACCATGACATTTCCGAGCGGATGATGTTACGGACATTCGCTAGAAACTTATCGGAAAATCTGATTTTATTTATCGATGTGGTGGTTTCAAGATCCTGA
- a CDS encoding metal ABC transporter permease encodes MTNILSSWNLFLPQMVVGSLVGALLAVLGILIVLRGMTFFGVTLSQAVTFSVALSLFMEWPGEIFPVLFSCVLVFPLLYVRKLPGMKEEVILGILFVFFSAASQFMLALGGNVQNHLMAAFFGDILTSQVRADSFGLYIAVFFFILYLSFFRRFLFISFDRDEYKIQVGNPLPFDLLFYIILAASLTVAVNLLGTFYSIAHLILPVFALLPIIRSLKLLTLVCALFSVFATISGFLISLIGFERNGEMIYFPTSSSIILVLCVLAFLLHLVRFLTTSVFSKSVR; translated from the coding sequence ATGACTAATATACTTTCGAGTTGGAATTTATTTTTACCGCAAATGGTTGTGGGTAGTCTTGTGGGTGCCCTTTTGGCCGTTCTTGGAATTTTGATTGTACTCCGAGGCATGACTTTCTTTGGAGTTACCCTTTCCCAAGCGGTTACTTTTTCTGTCGCCTTATCCTTGTTTATGGAGTGGCCAGGAGAAATTTTTCCTGTTTTGTTTTCCTGTGTTTTGGTATTTCCTCTTTTGTATGTTAGGAAACTTCCTGGAATGAAAGAAGAGGTGATCCTCGGCATTCTCTTTGTATTTTTTTCTGCTGCGTCTCAATTCATGTTGGCTCTTGGTGGGAATGTCCAAAACCATTTGATGGCTGCTTTTTTTGGAGATATTTTAACTTCACAAGTAAGAGCTGATTCATTCGGTCTTTATATCGCTGTTTTCTTTTTTATCCTTTATTTGAGTTTTTTTAGACGATTCCTTTTCATCAGTTTTGATCGGGACGAATACAAAATCCAAGTAGGAAATCCTCTTCCTTTTGATCTTTTGTTTTACATCATCCTTGCCGCTTCTCTTACGGTTGCGGTAAATTTACTGGGAACCTTTTATAGCATTGCTCATTTGATTTTACCTGTATTTGCACTACTTCCCATCATTCGTTCTTTAAAGCTACTCACCCTTGTTTGTGCTTTGTTTTCTGTATTTGCCACCATCTCTGGATTTTTAATTTCACTCATTGGGTTCGAAAGAAATGGGGAAATGATTTACTTTCCCACTTCTTCCAGTATCATTCTTGTCCTTTGTGTTTTGGCCTTTTTACTGCATCTGGTTCGGTTTCTTACTACTTCCGTTTTTTCCAAATCTGTCCGATAG
- a CDS encoding metal ABC transporter ATP-binding protein, with product MQATKPNSSDTPVSFIHTDHLSVGYRKEFPVVSDIHLHIHPGKTYALVGGNGAGKTTLFRTLTDLLPPLSGSIQFSKQIATSYVPQGKKMSLDFPLRVQDVLLMPKNIGLSFLPKKKFSDEDMALIERTGVSSYLKKQISLCSGGQLQKVLILRSLLTKANLIFLDEPMDSLDHNARELFQSILSEYLKAGNRSLFFITHSLEHDWGFGFDEIFEIDEGKLYNITSGERPPNCHHHD from the coding sequence ATGCAAGCGACAAAACCAAATAGTTCTGATACCCCCGTTTCTTTTATTCATACAGACCATTTGTCTGTGGGATACCGAAAAGAATTTCCTGTTGTCTCAGATATCCATTTGCATATCCATCCAGGGAAAACCTATGCCCTTGTTGGGGGGAATGGTGCAGGGAAAACCACTCTTTTTCGAACTTTAACTGATTTACTCCCTCCGCTTTCTGGTTCCATTCAGTTTTCAAAACAGATTGCCACTTCCTATGTTCCCCAAGGAAAAAAAATGTCCTTGGATTTTCCACTTAGAGTACAAGATGTACTTTTGATGCCAAAAAATATTGGACTGAGTTTTTTGCCCAAAAAGAAATTTTCTGATGAAGATATGGCTCTCATTGAAAGAACGGGTGTTAGCTCTTATTTGAAAAAACAAATTTCCCTTTGTAGTGGAGGACAGTTACAAAAAGTTCTCATCCTTCGTTCCCTTCTCACTAAAGCCAATTTGATTTTTTTAGATGAACCAATGGATTCTTTGGACCATAATGCGAGAGAACTTTTCCAATCGATTCTTTCTGAATACTTAAAAGCTGGTAACAGGTCTTTATTCTTTATCACACATAGTTTGGAACATGATTGGGGTTTTGGGTTTGATGAAATTTTCGAAATAGACGAAGGAAAACTCTACAATATCACCAGCGGAGAAAGGCCTCCGAACTGCCACCATCATGACTAA
- a CDS encoding B12-binding domain-containing radical SAM protein: MAKIQFLQLPVPPPSYFAATGNVPLAAASLASCLESKTDPVKGITPYVVSPEDTDSLGDKELVDKITKEGPDFLGLSLYLWNTERSLYIAKEVKKRNPETTILIGGPEVNEDNPYVLGEEGYDIAVSGEAEHSFRKLMRSVLSKSSLEGLENVAYRKKEGGLSPFGKAAAADFPLTDFPSPYTTGHLLVDPKRSTYLETVRGCKSQCTYCFYPKSSQNLRTLDIPETIKLITDLKEKGARELVFLDPTFNHRPGFENFLDAIAEVNSDGRMSMFAELRSEGVTPKLATKLRKAGFTRVELGLQSVNEETLKRVKRYGSPHKVAEVAKMLAGEGMELLLDLIIGLPGDKPDDVERGIHFFLEHGLGEWVQAFPLSVLPGTAMRRDAEKEGLSFMPTPPYRIIETPTFSPRDLTESLYFAEDLLERRLDEFPRPFLCDPSSKRNDRIDVDLKESKVLYSQQSNSDLEKVLSDWKGSRHHSVWFHPENFSEDLSRIQSLIEERITAEPFCTIDFVIELKSLPKLTEVTKLVTGLEAKRNSYLSRTLAHRGENLQHRLVFVFDENRNELKKWRDKNGDSTSFLIYEKITNQNIRKLNPSKEAFYLIDSEEIDNSDFEFLKLEMDPEAITFSSRILEEKWSMEVLGYGEL; this comes from the coding sequence ATGGCAAAAATACAATTTTTGCAATTACCAGTTCCGCCTCCTTCCTACTTTGCAGCCACGGGAAATGTTCCTTTAGCGGCTGCTAGTTTAGCAAGTTGTCTAGAATCCAAAACGGATCCTGTTAAAGGAATCACTCCTTATGTAGTTTCACCGGAAGATACAGATTCTCTGGGAGACAAGGAACTTGTAGACAAAATTACAAAAGAAGGCCCTGATTTTCTAGGACTTTCTCTTTATTTATGGAATACAGAACGTAGCCTTTATATCGCAAAAGAAGTCAAAAAACGAAACCCGGAAACAACCATTCTGATCGGAGGGCCCGAGGTCAATGAAGACAATCCTTATGTCCTTGGGGAAGAGGGTTATGACATTGCAGTTTCAGGAGAGGCCGAACATAGTTTTCGTAAACTCATGCGATCCGTTCTTTCTAAGTCTTCCTTAGAAGGATTGGAAAATGTGGCTTACCGAAAAAAAGAAGGAGGTCTCAGTCCCTTTGGCAAAGCGGCCGCTGCTGACTTTCCTTTAACAGATTTTCCATCTCCATACACAACAGGACATCTGTTAGTGGATCCAAAAAGATCCACATACTTAGAAACAGTTCGTGGTTGTAAGTCTCAATGTACTTATTGTTTTTATCCTAAATCATCTCAAAATCTTAGAACCTTAGACATTCCAGAAACCATCAAACTCATCACGGATCTAAAAGAGAAGGGGGCAAGGGAACTTGTATTTTTGGACCCCACCTTCAACCATCGACCGGGATTCGAAAACTTTTTAGATGCCATTGCTGAAGTGAACTCTGATGGTCGGATGTCCATGTTTGCCGAACTTCGTTCGGAAGGTGTGACACCAAAACTTGCAACTAAACTTCGTAAGGCGGGATTCACTCGAGTGGAACTTGGGCTCCAGTCGGTAAACGAAGAAACTTTAAAACGTGTCAAACGGTATGGTAGCCCTCATAAAGTGGCAGAAGTGGCAAAGATGCTTGCCGGTGAAGGGATGGAACTACTACTTGATCTCATCATTGGCCTACCCGGTGACAAACCAGATGATGTCGAAAGGGGAATCCATTTCTTTTTGGAACATGGGCTCGGTGAATGGGTTCAGGCCTTTCCTTTGTCAGTGCTTCCGGGAACTGCTATGCGTAGGGATGCTGAAAAAGAAGGCCTTTCCTTTATGCCAACCCCGCCGTATCGGATCATCGAAACTCCCACCTTTAGTCCCCGCGATTTAACAGAGTCTTTGTATTTTGCAGAAGATTTATTAGAAAGACGATTAGATGAATTTCCAAGACCATTTTTATGTGATCCTTCGTCCAAACGAAATGATCGGATCGATGTGGATCTAAAAGAATCCAAAGTTTTATATTCGCAGCAATCAAATTCAGATTTAGAGAAAGTCCTTTCTGATTGGAAGGGTAGCCGCCATCACAGTGTTTGGTTTCATCCAGAAAATTTTTCAGAAGATCTCTCTCGTATCCAATCACTTATCGAAGAAAGGATTACGGCAGAACCATTTTGTACTATTGATTTTGTGATCGAACTAAAGTCTCTGCCCAAACTTACAGAAGTGACCAAATTGGTAACTGGGCTTGAGGCTAAACGAAATTCGTATTTATCTCGCACGCTGGCACATAGGGGAGAGAATCTCCAACACCGTTTGGTTTTTGTTTTCGATGAAAACAGGAATGAATTAAAAAAGTGGCGGGATAAAAATGGAGATTCCACTTCCTTTTTGATTTATGAAAAAATCACAAACCAAAACATCCGAAAATTAAATCCGTCCAAAGAAGCTTTTTATTTAATCGATAGCGAAGAAATAGATAACTCTGATTTTGAATTTCTAAAATTGGAAATGGATCCAGAAGCCATTACTTTTTCTTCTAGGATTTTAGAAGAAAAATGGTCTATGGAAGTTTTGGGATACGGTGAACTTTAG